From one Pirellulales bacterium genomic stretch:
- a CDS encoding nucleoside hydrolase — protein MSPTRFAHRRCLQSFAAAVWLCFFMPAVAAARGPIDIWLDVDPSIGLPRGEVDDGLALIQAFHSPELRIHGVSVVFGNTSLEKGYPIAQKLVADYGPQGLQVFPGAAKAEQLGEETPAVTALAKALTERPLTILAVGPVTNVASLVQLYPQLRERITAIVVVAGRREGQRFEVNHVRLRDANFEHDVEGMQALLDTQVPLVYAPWEVSSQVWLTRDDFAALGKQSAAGRYLAEATQTWLDLWEQVFKAQGCNPFDTLAVGWLTHPELIDAEQLSTRIVEGPDDRAAANTPPDKVPNKSFLIVEPPRGDARRVTYCFRPHPEFKGLLLERLAGPPQK, from the coding sequence ATGTCGCCAACTCGCTTCGCCCATCGGCGTTGCCTTCAGTCGTTTGCTGCTGCGGTCTGGCTGTGCTTTTTCATGCCAGCGGTCGCCGCTGCCCGAGGGCCGATCGATATCTGGCTCGACGTCGATCCCTCGATCGGTCTCCCGCGTGGAGAAGTCGACGATGGCTTAGCCCTGATTCAGGCGTTTCATTCGCCCGAGCTGCGGATTCACGGTGTAAGCGTCGTCTTCGGCAATACGAGCCTGGAAAAGGGCTATCCGATTGCCCAGAAACTCGTTGCCGATTATGGCCCACAAGGACTGCAGGTATTCCCGGGTGCGGCGAAGGCCGAGCAATTGGGCGAGGAAACGCCGGCCGTCACGGCGCTGGCGAAAGCCCTGACCGAGCGGCCACTGACCATTCTGGCCGTGGGGCCGGTGACGAACGTAGCCTCGCTGGTACAGCTCTACCCACAGCTCCGCGAGCGGATCACGGCGATCGTCGTCGTCGCGGGGCGCCGCGAAGGCCAACGCTTCGAAGTCAATCACGTCCGGCTCCGCGACGCCAATTTCGAGCATGACGTCGAAGGTATGCAGGCGCTGCTCGACACACAGGTGCCGCTGGTCTATGCCCCCTGGGAGGTGTCGTCGCAGGTCTGGTTGACGCGGGACGACTTTGCCGCGCTCGGCAAGCAAAGCGCCGCGGGCCGCTACCTGGCCGAGGCCACGCAGACCTGGCTCGATCTTTGGGAACAGGTCTTCAAAGCCCAGGGTTGTAACCCGTTCGACACGCTGGCCGTGGGCTGGTTGACGCATCCCGAGTTGATCGACGCCGAACAGCTCAGCACGCGGATTGTTGAAGGACCGGACGATCGCGCCGCCGCCAACACCCCGCCGGACAAGGTGCCGAATAAATCGTTCCTGATCGTCGAGCCTCCACGGGGCGACGCGCGGCGGGTGACCTATTGCTTCCGGCCGCATCCAGAGTTCAAGGGATTGTTGTTGGAGCGGCTGGCCGGTCCGCCGCAGAAGTAA
- a CDS encoding CoA pyrophosphatase: MSLMNEPDLTEYLVRRLAEPLPGRAAQSLFEPELSFGRHYSPPPPDARSAAVLALLYWHQGQWHLPLMLRPGTMIDHANQVSFPGGMIEEGEDSYEAAVRELREELGVREQGIVRLGALTPLHLFVSNFQVLPYVAMFERRPDFTPNADEVAEVLEVPLAHLLDPANSGAHRRKHRGLEFRAPHYQWQSHQIWGATSMMLAELMALIGEFNSATPDLHSARR; the protein is encoded by the coding sequence ATGTCGCTGATGAACGAACCGGACCTGACCGAATATCTCGTCCGGCGGCTCGCCGAGCCGCTGCCGGGCCGGGCCGCGCAATCGTTGTTCGAGCCCGAGTTGAGCTTTGGACGACATTATTCGCCACCGCCGCCCGATGCCCGCAGCGCGGCCGTGCTCGCTCTGTTGTACTGGCACCAAGGTCAATGGCACCTGCCCTTGATGCTGCGTCCCGGGACGATGATCGACCACGCCAATCAGGTGAGTTTCCCTGGAGGCATGATCGAGGAGGGCGAAGACAGCTACGAGGCGGCCGTCCGCGAGCTGCGCGAAGAGCTGGGCGTGCGCGAGCAGGGTATCGTGCGGTTGGGGGCACTGACTCCCTTGCACCTCTTCGTCAGCAATTTCCAGGTGCTACCGTACGTGGCGATGTTCGAGCGCCGCCCTGACTTCACCCCCAACGCCGACGAAGTGGCCGAGGTGCTCGAGGTGCCGTTGGCCCACCTGCTCGATCCGGCCAACTCGGGGGCCCATCGCCGCAAGCATCGCGGGTTGGAATTCCGTGCGCCGCACTACCAATGGCAGTCGCACCAGATCTGGGGCGCGACCAGCATGATGCTGGCCGAACTGATGGCCCTGATCGGCGAGTTCAATTCCGCGACACCCGATCTGCACTCGGCGCGTCGCTAG
- a CDS encoding HAD family phosphatase — translation MRRPRAVVFDLDGLLFNTELLYPIVGEELLRRRGCQITKQLLDEMMGRPARVSLQLMIDRHQLDATVEQLNAESAEIFVELLDTRLAPMPGVVELLAALEAAGIPKAVATSSGRAFVVDVLGRFSWEPRFEFLLTAEDVVQGKPHPEIYLKAASRLGREPADVLVLEDSANGCRAAVAAGTLALAVPGEHSADHDFSGAHLRLETLCDPRLYAVLGLERPAFPARKEAC, via the coding sequence ATGCGACGACCGCGCGCCGTCGTGTTCGACCTCGATGGCCTGTTGTTCAATACCGAACTGTTGTACCCGATTGTCGGTGAGGAGTTGCTGCGGCGGCGCGGCTGCCAGATCACCAAGCAATTGCTCGACGAGATGATGGGCCGGCCGGCGCGCGTGTCGCTGCAATTGATGATCGACCGGCACCAGTTGGATGCGACGGTCGAGCAGTTGAATGCCGAGAGCGCTGAGATCTTCGTCGAACTGCTCGACACGCGGCTCGCGCCCATGCCGGGCGTCGTGGAGTTGCTCGCGGCGCTCGAAGCGGCGGGCATCCCGAAGGCCGTGGCCACGAGCAGCGGCCGCGCGTTTGTCGTCGACGTGTTGGGGCGGTTTTCCTGGGAGCCACGGTTTGAGTTTCTGTTGACCGCCGAAGACGTCGTGCAGGGCAAGCCCCACCCGGAGATTTACCTCAAGGCTGCCTCCCGGTTGGGGCGTGAACCGGCCGACGTGCTGGTGCTCGAAGACAGCGCCAACGGTTGTCGGGCGGCCGTGGCGGCTGGCACCCTGGCCCTGGCAGTGCCGGGCGAGCACAGCGCCGATCACGACTTTTCGGGGGCGCACCTGCGGCTCGAAACGCTCTGCGATCCGCGGCTGTACGCCGTATTGGGGCTCGAACGGCCGGCGTTTCCGGCACGCAAGGAAGCGTGCTAG
- a CDS encoding tetratricopeptide repeat protein — MAESSALNSSHRVAIAGGCAVLLGVLVVAVYYRPLSYGFLKWDDEINVSKNVRLRPLGADSLLYFWRKPYAGLRIPVTYNVLAVVAHFAGEPITKANPTGLNPAWFHATNLALHGICTWLVFLLAWRVSGSAWGAAAGAALFAIHPVQVEPVAWVTGIKDVFSGALALAALLLYLASIDFDEEPQMQATRRQLVQRTIATLLYILALAAKPSVVTLPAIAWVIQMAGMRRPWHQGLGVLAIWLILAGLATQVNKDQQQDDIVLDVAPGWSRPLIAADALAFYAYKLALPLGLGADYGRSPRLVLSQGWLWWTWLVPVGAVVLAGLSRQRRAWWLALLLVALAVSPVLGLVPFGFQLYSTVADRYLYLGMLGPALALAILLSSARRQLLAGALAVFVLALLAVQSFRQTGYWRDDVALFRHVLEAVNPRSFVARNNVGFCLQERGETVEAERLFREAIALRPQYGDALLNLGNIYYDRQDFVPAIEAYRRLIEVDPRHGQGWFNLGNSYSKSGDFAAARDAYRQALAVSLRFRNDPRTHFNLAFAMAELGEPAAAVAEYQLAAKLLPRFFEAHYRAGVLYEGLGRKAEALAEYRQALTINPNSQAVQARLSALAGASSGE; from the coding sequence GTGGCAGAATCGTCGGCTCTGAATTCTTCGCACCGCGTTGCGATCGCAGGCGGCTGCGCCGTCTTGCTTGGCGTGCTCGTCGTCGCGGTGTACTACCGCCCCTTGAGCTACGGATTCCTCAAGTGGGACGACGAGATCAATGTTTCCAAGAATGTGCGGTTGCGGCCGCTCGGTGCCGATTCGTTGCTGTATTTCTGGCGCAAACCGTATGCCGGCCTGCGCATTCCGGTCACCTACAACGTTCTCGCCGTGGTTGCCCATTTTGCCGGCGAGCCGATCACGAAGGCCAACCCGACGGGCTTGAACCCCGCCTGGTTTCATGCGACCAACCTGGCGCTCCACGGCATCTGTACGTGGCTGGTGTTCTTGCTCGCGTGGCGCGTCTCGGGCAGCGCCTGGGGGGCGGCCGCTGGGGCGGCGCTGTTTGCCATTCACCCGGTGCAGGTCGAGCCGGTCGCCTGGGTCACCGGCATCAAGGACGTGTTTTCCGGCGCGTTGGCGCTTGCGGCGCTGTTGCTTTACCTGGCGAGCATCGACTTCGACGAAGAGCCGCAGATGCAGGCCACACGTCGCCAGCTCGTCCAGCGCACGATCGCGACGCTGCTCTACATCCTGGCACTGGCCGCGAAACCTAGCGTGGTCACCCTGCCGGCGATCGCTTGGGTGATCCAGATGGCCGGCATGCGCCGCCCCTGGCATCAAGGGCTGGGCGTCTTGGCCATCTGGCTGATACTCGCGGGCCTGGCCACACAGGTGAACAAGGACCAACAGCAGGACGACATCGTGCTCGACGTCGCGCCCGGGTGGTCTCGTCCGTTGATTGCCGCCGACGCCTTGGCGTTCTACGCCTACAAACTGGCGCTGCCGCTCGGACTGGGCGCCGATTACGGCCGCTCGCCCCGCCTGGTGTTGAGTCAAGGCTGGCTCTGGTGGACGTGGCTCGTCCCGGTCGGAGCGGTCGTTCTGGCGGGGCTGTCGCGCCAGCGGCGCGCTTGGTGGCTGGCGTTGCTGCTCGTGGCCTTGGCCGTATCGCCGGTGCTCGGACTGGTGCCGTTCGGCTTTCAGCTCTATTCGACGGTTGCCGATCGCTACCTGTATCTGGGCATGTTGGGGCCGGCGCTCGCGCTGGCGATATTGTTGAGCTCCGCGCGCCGGCAGCTGCTTGCAGGCGCCTTGGCGGTGTTCGTTTTGGCGCTGTTGGCCGTGCAGAGCTTTCGGCAAACCGGCTACTGGCGCGACGACGTCGCGTTGTTTCGCCACGTCCTCGAAGCGGTCAATCCGCGGAGCTTCGTGGCTCGCAATAACGTGGGGTTCTGCCTGCAGGAGCGCGGTGAAACCGTCGAGGCCGAGCGGTTGTTTCGCGAAGCAATTGCCTTGCGGCCGCAATATGGCGATGCCCTGCTGAACCTGGGCAATATCTACTACGACCGTCAAGATTTCGTGCCGGCGATCGAGGCCTATCGCCGGTTGATTGAAGTTGATCCCCGTCATGGTCAGGGGTGGTTCAACTTGGGGAATTCGTATTCCAAGAGCGGCGATTTCGCCGCGGCCCGCGATGCCTATCGCCAAGCGCTCGCCGTCAGCCTCAGGTTTCGCAACGACCCGCGCACGCATTTCAACCTGGCTTTTGCAATGGCCGAATTGGGCGAACCGGCGGCAGCCGTCGCCGAGTACCAGTTGGCCGCAAAGCTGTTGCCCCGGTTCTTCGAGGCGCACTATCGCGCCGGGGTGCTGTACGAAGGCCTGGGGCGCAAGGCCGAGGCGCTCGCCGAGTATCGTCAGGCCTTGACGATCAATCCGAATTCGCAGGCCGTGCAAGCCAGGCTGAGCGCACTGGCGGGAGCATCGTCCGGTGAATGA
- a CDS encoding AMP-binding protein → MSLLTRDDYERLWRATDPWAGIPPRYNLGHALTAGNVAAGRGERVCLYWENSAGDARQLTYAQLDEASNRWALALAALGVRRGERVLLRLPNLPEFYIAALGAAKLGAVFIPSSTLFRAAEIAYRLRDAEVVAVVTTTGLAGEVEMAMRDLPRRPHLIAVPYAGEPLKAGQLDFNQLLHDGAPDFAAADTAHDDVAFVAYTSGTTGDPKGVVHEHRYPISYETLVRYWHAFRDDDVVTCPAEMGWLLPVASTFLYAMRSGVSVVLYHALDGRFSPAAWFRLFAKYRVTNFVGTPTMYRMLVNDPGLAGADLSSLRHGTSAGEPLPPDTFHAVREHLGFSPLDGIGMSECMVYCHAMQGFEIVPGSCGRPSPGVEIRVLDEDLNEVPDGTEGVLCVRRGTHPGMMREYLNKPAQTAEVFRGDWYYSGDVLVRDAEGRFWFRGRADDLIKASGYRISPFEVESCLAEHPAVLEAAAVACPDELRGDVVKAFVVLRPGTAPSDTLAEQLQDWVKARAAPYKYPRRVEFVAELPKTQSGKVKRRLLRDLEIERRRAGT, encoded by the coding sequence ATGAGCCTGCTGACTCGTGACGACTACGAACGCCTGTGGCGCGCGACCGACCCCTGGGCCGGGATTCCGCCGCGCTACAACCTGGGTCACGCCCTGACGGCGGGCAACGTGGCCGCCGGGCGCGGCGAACGCGTGTGCCTGTACTGGGAAAACTCCGCGGGCGACGCGCGGCAACTGACCTATGCCCAGCTCGACGAGGCGAGCAATCGCTGGGCCTTGGCCCTGGCGGCGCTCGGCGTGCGGCGCGGCGAGCGCGTGCTGCTGCGGCTGCCAAACCTGCCCGAGTTCTATATCGCGGCGCTGGGTGCGGCGAAGCTGGGCGCCGTGTTCATTCCTTCGAGCACCTTGTTTCGCGCGGCCGAGATTGCCTATCGTCTTCGCGATGCTGAAGTGGTCGCGGTCGTGACCACGACCGGCCTGGCGGGCGAGGTTGAAATGGCCATGCGCGATCTGCCGCGGCGGCCGCACCTGATCGCGGTTCCGTACGCCGGGGAACCCTTGAAGGCCGGGCAACTGGACTTCAATCAATTGCTGCACGACGGCGCGCCCGATTTCGCCGCGGCCGACACGGCTCACGACGACGTGGCCTTCGTCGCCTACACGTCGGGTACGACGGGCGACCCCAAGGGCGTGGTGCACGAGCATCGCTACCCGATTTCCTACGAAACGCTCGTTCGCTATTGGCATGCCTTCCGCGACGACGACGTGGTGACCTGCCCTGCCGAAATGGGATGGCTGCTGCCGGTCGCGTCGACGTTCCTCTACGCCATGCGGAGCGGAGTGTCGGTCGTGCTCTATCACGCGCTCGACGGGCGATTTTCGCCGGCGGCCTGGTTTCGCTTGTTCGCCAAGTATCGGGTGACCAATTTTGTCGGCACGCCCACGATGTATCGCATGCTGGTGAACGATCCGGGCCTGGCCGGGGCCGATCTGAGCAGCCTGCGCCACGGGACCAGCGCCGGCGAGCCGCTGCCGCCCGACACGTTTCACGCCGTGCGCGAGCACTTGGGCTTCAGCCCCCTCGACGGCATCGGGATGAGCGAGTGCATGGTCTATTGCCACGCCATGCAGGGCTTCGAGATCGTGCCGGGCAGTTGCGGCCGGCCTTCGCCTGGCGTCGAAATCCGCGTGCTCGACGAGGATCTAAACGAAGTGCCCGACGGCACCGAGGGCGTGCTCTGCGTACGCCGCGGCACGCATCCGGGCATGATGCGCGAGTATTTGAACAAACCGGCTCAGACGGCCGAGGTGTTTCGCGGCGACTGGTACTACTCGGGCGACGTGCTGGTGCGCGATGCCGAGGGCCGGTTCTGGTTCCGCGGGCGGGCCGACGACTTGATCAAGGCCAGCGGCTATCGCATCTCTCCCTTCGAGGTCGAGAGCTGCCTGGCCGAGCATCCGGCCGTGCTCGAGGCAGCCGCCGTGGCGTGTCCCGACGAGCTGCGCGGCGACGTGGTCAAAGCTTTCGTCGTGTTGCGACCTGGGACGGCGCCATCGGACACGCTGGCCGAACAGTTGCAAGATTGGGTGAAGGCGCGGGCCGCACCCTATAAGTATCCCCGACGCGTCGAATTCGTCGCCGAATTACCCAAGACGCAAAGCGGCAAGGTCAAGCGCCGATTGCTACGCGACCTGGAGATCGAGCGTCGCCGCGCGGGCACCTGA
- a CDS encoding glycosyltransferase family 39 protein: MARSRTAPAPAAVDPPAAPTASWSWRDVGIVVGASLAMLLPFLTKPVHMDDPLFVWCAQHLQSDPLDFYNYLINWYGHEELMYQVTQNPPLACYWLAAAGALFGFREAVLHGAMLVPAVLAAIGAYGLAARMCARPLLATLIGIITPAFWVSSTTLMCDVLMLALWTWAALAWLVACDERRPALFYVAALLIAAAALTKYYAVCLVPLLLAYSLARARLVPRAAGGRRPEPPAPLPWLHVGLALALAVAPLVAFDVITHWWYGSALLSRAMFYASSKSAQDREPLRQTLLGLCMLGGCLVGVLGYLHLLWSRWVVAGIAAAIVLLTALLSAGSGLQEMLLPSAAGALDAPQVIDLKPNTLVLHFVVFLAAGVLIVALAVHEFWQDRSAAAALLALWLLGTYAFAGFVNWTTNARSVLPAAPVMGILIARQIERRAAPQRQRGAGQARSTLPAWQLYVPLVPAALVALGVAVADDLHARSARNMVTRLGTKYANPPILWYQGHWGFQYYMWDFPANPFDLRYTPLRTGDRVIIPSNNTNPYADPAFIRLLELVDTQDDDYCPWASTMHGRVSGFYSSAWGPLPYCFGDVGPEHYWVYRYPGARTLVIQPKTTADQRLPPDSPALRKHQRLHDGKPVISRSGAAPS; encoded by the coding sequence ATGGCCCGATCGCGAACCGCTCCTGCCCCTGCGGCTGTTGATCCGCCCGCTGCCCCGACGGCGAGTTGGTCGTGGCGCGATGTGGGCATCGTGGTCGGCGCGTCGCTCGCGATGCTGTTGCCGTTTCTCACGAAGCCCGTGCACATGGACGACCCGCTGTTCGTCTGGTGTGCCCAGCACCTGCAGTCCGATCCGCTGGACTTCTACAACTACCTGATCAACTGGTACGGCCACGAAGAGCTGATGTACCAGGTGACGCAGAACCCGCCGCTGGCCTGTTATTGGCTGGCCGCGGCGGGGGCGTTGTTCGGATTTCGCGAAGCGGTCCTGCACGGAGCGATGCTCGTGCCGGCCGTGTTGGCGGCGATCGGCGCCTATGGGCTGGCCGCGCGGATGTGTGCGCGGCCTCTGCTGGCAACCCTGATCGGGATCATCACGCCGGCCTTTTGGGTTTCGAGCACGACGCTGATGTGCGATGTGCTGATGCTGGCGCTCTGGACGTGGGCCGCGCTAGCCTGGTTGGTTGCCTGCGACGAGCGGAGACCTGCGTTGTTCTACGTTGCGGCGTTGTTGATCGCCGCGGCAGCATTGACCAAGTATTACGCCGTTTGCCTGGTCCCCTTGCTGCTGGCCTACAGCCTGGCCCGCGCGCGGCTCGTGCCCCGCGCAGCCGGCGGACGTCGCCCGGAGCCGCCCGCGCCGCTGCCCTGGCTCCATGTCGGGCTGGCGCTGGCCCTGGCCGTCGCGCCACTCGTGGCCTTCGACGTGATCACGCACTGGTGGTACGGCTCGGCGCTGCTCTCGCGGGCAATGTTCTACGCCTCGAGCAAGAGCGCGCAGGACCGCGAGCCGCTACGGCAGACTTTACTTGGGCTATGCATGCTGGGAGGCTGCCTCGTCGGCGTGCTCGGCTACTTGCACCTGCTCTGGTCGCGCTGGGTCGTCGCCGGCATCGCCGCGGCAATCGTACTGCTCACGGCGTTGCTGTCAGCGGGATCGGGCCTGCAGGAAATGCTCCTCCCGTCGGCGGCCGGGGCACTCGATGCGCCGCAGGTCATCGACCTCAAACCCAATACTCTGGTCTTGCATTTTGTCGTGTTCCTGGCCGCCGGCGTGTTGATCGTCGCGCTGGCGGTGCACGAATTCTGGCAGGACCGCAGCGCCGCGGCCGCGCTGTTGGCGCTGTGGTTGTTAGGCACCTACGCCTTTGCCGGCTTTGTGAATTGGACCACCAACGCCCGCAGCGTGCTGCCCGCGGCGCCGGTCATGGGCATCCTGATCGCGCGCCAGATCGAACGCCGTGCCGCGCCGCAGCGCCAGCGCGGCGCGGGCCAGGCCCGATCTACGTTGCCCGCCTGGCAACTCTATGTGCCGTTGGTGCCCGCCGCGTTGGTCGCGCTGGGCGTGGCAGTGGCCGATGATCTGCACGCCCGCTCGGCCAGGAACATGGTCACCCGGCTCGGCACGAAGTATGCCAACCCGCCGATCCTCTGGTACCAGGGCCACTGGGGTTTCCAGTACTACATGTGGGACTTTCCGGCCAATCCGTTCGACTTGCGCTATACTCCGCTGCGCACCGGCGATCGAGTCATCATTCCTTCGAACAACACCAACCCGTATGCCGATCCGGCATTCATCCGCTTGCTGGAACTCGTCGATACGCAAGACGACGACTATTGCCCTTGGGCCTCGACGATGCACGGACGCGTCTCAGGCTTTTACAGCAGCGCCTGGGGTCCTCTGCCCTATTGTTTTGGCGACGTGGGTCCCGAACACTACTGGGTCTATCGCTACCCCGGCGCCCGGACGCTCGTCATCCAGCCGAAGACCACCGCCGATCAACGCCTGCCGCCCGACTCGCCGGCCTTGCGCAAGCATCAACGGCTCCACGACGGCAAGCCGGTGATTTCACGGTCCGGCGCCGCGCCGAGTTGA
- a CDS encoding glycosyltransferase family 39 protein translates to MAVAGTATGSEAVARRRRELAFLAAIQVLLLGAWLDRPLHVDDPLFVWTAQHLLRDPLDFYGFDVNWYGQAEPMYQVTQNPPLACYWLAAFGACFGWGERVLHLAMWIPALAATAGAYRLAERWCRTPLAAALGALLTPAMLVSSTTLMCDLPLLALWTWAIYFWVVGCDTGSTWRLILAALLGALASLTKYFGICLLPLMLVYACWPAAEKRHLASRSLALAMFVAPLVVYQLTTRQWYGVGLLSEAGQYAADWSGHARSLPAQTIVALAMLGGCLPSAAFLAWFLLSRTQLLAAALGCLAAALVGAMFAGRFWPDARDLPLAPALLGVQLGTFAALGLGTLALALAEFRASRDRQTLLLLLWVLGTFVFAGFVNWTSNARSLLPLAPALGILLARRLERRSLATLPWAPWIAAAALALLVTWADYEQAKSARTAATALASRFGRSGTLWYQGHWGFQYYLDRRGARHTDRHGVTIARGDVLFIPTNNTNVEAGLPFDTTFETLARFDAPVAPAAAAMWMNVCGFYSSDYGPLPYVLGDVGPDAYFVVRAKADYRFELPVRGGLRRAATTTPRRSQ, encoded by the coding sequence ATGGCCGTCGCCGGTACAGCCACCGGTAGCGAAGCGGTGGCGCGGCGCCGCCGGGAGCTGGCGTTTCTGGCCGCCATACAAGTGCTGCTGCTCGGGGCCTGGCTCGATCGCCCGTTGCACGTCGACGATCCGCTGTTCGTCTGGACTGCGCAGCACCTGCTGCGCGATCCACTCGATTTCTACGGCTTCGACGTCAACTGGTATGGGCAAGCCGAGCCGATGTACCAGGTCACACAGAACCCGCCCTTGGCGTGCTATTGGCTGGCGGCGTTTGGCGCGTGCTTCGGCTGGGGCGAACGGGTGCTGCACCTGGCGATGTGGATCCCGGCGTTGGCCGCCACGGCCGGCGCGTATCGACTGGCCGAGCGCTGGTGCCGCACGCCGCTCGCGGCAGCGCTCGGCGCGCTGCTCACGCCCGCGATGCTCGTCTCGAGCACGACGCTGATGTGCGACCTACCGCTGTTGGCCCTGTGGACGTGGGCCATCTATTTCTGGGTCGTCGGGTGCGACACCGGAAGCACCTGGCGGTTGATCCTCGCGGCGCTGTTGGGGGCGCTCGCGTCGCTCACCAAGTACTTCGGCATTTGCCTGCTGCCGTTGATGCTGGTCTATGCGTGCTGGCCGGCGGCCGAAAAACGGCACCTTGCGAGTCGATCGCTCGCGCTGGCAATGTTCGTCGCGCCGCTAGTCGTTTACCAGCTAACCACGCGACAGTGGTACGGCGTCGGGCTGCTGAGCGAGGCAGGGCAATACGCGGCCGACTGGTCGGGCCATGCACGCTCGCTGCCCGCCCAGACGATCGTGGCGCTGGCCATGCTGGGCGGCTGCCTGCCCAGCGCCGCGTTTTTGGCCTGGTTTCTGCTTTCGCGGACGCAGTTGCTCGCAGCCGCACTAGGATGCCTTGCGGCTGCGCTGGTGGGGGCCATGTTTGCCGGCAGGTTCTGGCCCGATGCGCGGGACCTGCCCCTCGCGCCGGCCCTCTTGGGCGTTCAGTTGGGGACCTTTGCCGCACTGGGGCTGGGCACGCTCGCACTGGCGCTGGCCGAGTTCCGTGCGAGTCGCGACCGCCAGACGCTGTTGCTGCTGCTGTGGGTCCTCGGCACCTTCGTCTTCGCCGGATTCGTTAATTGGACCAGCAATGCCCGCAGCTTGTTGCCGCTAGCGCCGGCATTGGGCATTCTGCTGGCGCGGCGGCTCGAGCGGCGCTCGCTTGCGACGTTACCATGGGCGCCCTGGATCGCCGCGGCCGCGCTCGCGCTGCTGGTGACCTGGGCCGACTACGAGCAGGCCAAGTCGGCCCGCACGGCCGCCACGGCGTTGGCCTCGCGGTTCGGGCGCAGCGGCACCCTCTGGTACCAGGGACATTGGGGCTTTCAGTACTACCTCGACCGGCGCGGTGCCCGGCACACCGACCGCCACGGCGTGACCATCGCGCGGGGAGACGTCTTGTTCATCCCCACGAATAACACGAACGTCGAGGCCGGTCTGCCCTTCGACACGACCTTCGAGACGCTGGCGCGCTTCGACGCGCCGGTGGCCCCTGCCGCAGCCGCGATGTGGATGAACGTGTGCGGCTTTTACAGCAGCGATTATGGCCCGCTGCCCTATGTCCTAGGCGACGTCGGTCCCGATGCGTATTTTGTCGTCCGCGCGAAAGCAGACTATCGCTTCGAGCTTCCGGTCCGCGGCGGGCTCAGGCGGGCGGCGACGACGACTCCTCGTCGGTCGCAATGA
- a CDS encoding NTP transferase domain-containing protein translates to MQRTLGIIEANPLAPWWRRYAERCIAGKTLLEWVVRRVTDCTRLSHVVVVLGRGEDWEQLARLTPPDVEVFHSHARDALARACEALDAYRPAAVVRLQAENPFVDPALIDRLVSTGEQHAECDYITYSSRSGRSAVMSSLGLVAEWCRAEALQTANRLATSPAERAQMTRFLYSHPERFQVRLVPLPAEMDREDLRLKLDHVEDWEHALEIYEALGPEQLDWQRIAELLQHQPELRQRMAVLNRDHAA, encoded by the coding sequence ATGCAGCGCACACTGGGCATTATCGAAGCCAATCCCCTGGCGCCGTGGTGGCGCCGTTACGCCGAACGATGCATTGCCGGCAAGACCTTGCTGGAATGGGTCGTACGCCGCGTGACCGATTGCACGCGGTTGTCGCACGTCGTCGTCGTGCTCGGCCGCGGCGAAGACTGGGAACAACTCGCCCGGCTGACGCCGCCCGACGTTGAGGTGTTTCACTCGCACGCCCGCGACGCCCTGGCCCGGGCTTGCGAGGCGCTCGACGCCTATCGCCCGGCCGCAGTCGTGCGGTTGCAGGCCGAGAATCCCTTCGTCGATCCGGCCTTGATCGATCGCTTGGTAAGCACGGGCGAACAACACGCCGAATGCGATTACATCACCTATAGCTCGCGCTCGGGGCGGTCGGCCGTGATGTCGTCGCTGGGGTTGGTGGCCGAGTGGTGCCGGGCCGAGGCGCTGCAAACGGCCAATCGATTGGCAACCTCGCCTGCCGAACGCGCGCAGATGACCCGTTTTCTCTACTCGCATCCCGAGCGTTTCCAGGTCCGGCTGGTTCCGTTGCCGGCCGAGATGGATCGCGAAGACCTGCGGCTGAAGCTCGACCACGTCGAGGATTGGGAACACGCGCTGGAGATTTACGAGGCGCTGGGTCCCGAGCAGCTTGATTGGCAGCGAATTGCCGAGCTGCTGCAGCATCAGCCGGAATTGCGGCAGCGGATGGCTGTTTTGAATCGCGACCACGCCGCGTAA